The stretch of DNA AAAatgggtaagggatcccatacttggcTCTTGTTTCATAAAAAAGCCTTTGTGGCATAGTACTTCCGTTTCTGTCTATATCAGTCCTTGGACAGAGGCACATGGAAGTTACCAGAGGGAACCTCAACCAATAAAGCTTTGGCTTATTGGAACTGTGAGTGTCAGCCTTTAGCGAAGGTGTGCATCCCACATTATGGAAATGAGTTCCCCAGTGAGTATTTTCTCAGAGCAGATGTAGCGCCACAAAGAAAGATGCTACAGTGCTTTTAGAATTCCCTTATGTTAGGATGACCCCACATTTGCAATGCGTTCAATACAGTTATATCACAATGGGGCAATACTGAATACACTGGCCTATTACATAACTTCAGTCTATGGGTGGCTTTATAATAGCAGCAGGGGTGAAGGTCCCTCTCTGTACACAGTGTGTGAGATGTTTGTGTATGTGAGAGGCAGCTCTCAGGAGCCAAAGATATAAAGTACAATTGTATTTTTacttcatagtacaggtatgggacctgttatccagaatgctcgggacctggggttttttctggataaggtatattttgttaatttggatctctataacttaagtttactaaaaataattcaaatattgaataaacccaatagggctgttctgcccccaataaggggtaattatatcttagttgggatcaagtacaggtactgttttattattacagagaaaagggaatcatttaaccattaaataaacccaatagggctgttctgccccaataaggggtaattatatcttagttgggatcaagtacaagtactgttttattattacagagaaaagggaatcatttaaccattaaataaacccaatagggctgttctgcccccaataaggggtaattatatcttagttgggatcaagtacaggtactgttttattattacagagaaaagggaatcatttaaccatgaaataaacccaatagggctgttctgcccccaataaggggtaattatatcttagttgggatcaagtacaagtactgttttattattacagagaaaagggaatcatttaaccatgaaataaacccaatagggctgttctgcccccaataaggggtaattatatattagttgggatcaagtacaggtactgttttattattacagagaaaagggaatcatttaaccatgaaataaacccaataggactgttctgcccccaataaggggtaattatatcttagttgggatcaagtacaagtactgttttattattacagagaaaagggaatcatttaaccatgaaataaacccaatagggctgttctgcccccaataaggggtaattatatcttagttgggatcaagtacaggtactgttttattattacagagaaaagggaatcatttaaccatgaaataaacccaatagggctgttctgcccccaataaggggtaattatatcttagttgggatcaagtacaggtaatgttttattattacagagaaaagggaatcatttaaccatgaaataaacccaatagggctgttctgcccccaataaggggtaattatatcttagttgggatcaagtacaaggttctgttttattattacagggaaagggaaataatttttaaaaatcagaattatttgcttataatggagtctatgggagatggcctttccgtaattcggaactttctggataataggtttctggataatggatcccatacctgtaccttgaattAGAAATGTATCTAGATGAAGAAATATAGTGCAAATGGTTGACAAGCAACAGACAATTTTTAGCATTGCTTACAGGAATTAAAGAGCTGCTGTACAAGTGAATGGCTTTTGTGGGCCTCTGAACATATTTTGCTTGTGACACTGAGAGAATAGGACTTATTGTAGCCttatacaaaatataatattattaccAGTCAgcaaagagttccatgaccatactgaaggagaaggaaagttaaaatcactgtgggtgccaaatgttaggtaccaaGCAGCGATTATATTCACCCCAGGCTCAGACTCCTAAAACGGCATGGACCCTGGGTACCGTATTTCTGAAGGAGCGCCATGGCTCAATTCCCTTCTGCGGGGGCTGAcgcttgtgcagtagagtgaaacttcttcaagttcggcttttcactctactctgCATGGGCCCCCAGCTCGAAGAatgaagaagcggaagaagatcTCTCCTTGGTGCTTCTCCAGGAATACCCTGAGCCGGAGCAGGGGCACTGAcccaggtatcaggtaagtgaatataatcactgggggagcctaacatttgttatcccttaaggtggccatacacgtagcaattacgatctttcctacAACCATCATTCGTTCCCTCctttgatgttcagggctgagatatggaggtagaaacaatagggatccTACccctatctaacgattcagccctaaacgcttgcCCTCTacggcgcctgatcaaaatcttttgacccgcCTGATTGATGAGACGACTGACATCCAAaacttttgcaatatcggtcgtctcatcatctgccatacacgcaccaaatatcatatgaaacgagGTTACGTACAATACTATCAGTGCGGCCACAGGCTTAGTGCTTTTATATAGGAAATGAAACTCCACGGTgatttttaatatcctcatattttatgtGAGGGGgtttcattatttgttataatacacaaggttTGATTAGTTATGTCACAAAACTGTCATCTCTAAGCGTCAATTATAACTGTTGACATCACCAGTATattagaatataatttacaggatactcATGACTATTGTGtattatgtaataataatgatTGAAATCAGATCTGCCCTTGCAAAGAATAAACAGGGATGTAATGACAAACTTTATTAAtaatcttttaaaggagaatgaaagttacCAGTTTGAGCCTTCATTGTAGTACATTAGCAGAAAATAAAATAGGATAAAAAAGGTATTTCCAGGGGCTTGGAATGTAACTCAATCCCATTGAATGTAGtgtgctgaataagggtcttacATTTGTACCAacacttacatgtgcctgtgtgagtacagccccaTAAGGAAGAATGGGATGCATTTATTCCTGCAACACAGAACACCACCGCAGGGGAGCAAAAGAACAAGCACTCCTCAGTATGAGCCCTATAGgcagccatacacgggccaaaaaCCAAAAACATATTTCACTTTGAATAGAAAGTTGCATTGGGAAGGCTCCTTCTCCATTTTAGTTCCTTTAAAAAGACAGCGATTGCTCTCACAGAATTTATTGAAAGTACATGGACTCCTTCACAGGGACACTGACCCTTTTGGGAAAGTTTTTTATAAAGACATAAGGGTTGTCTGGGATCTCCGGGCAGCGAGGaggggcagtgacatcatgggggtgggTCGCATTATTATGGGAGTGGGGATATGACAGCGATTGGTGATTGGCCAGTTGCCATGACAATCTTCGGGAATCCAGCCTGGTTTTTCAAATTGGGAAAAACGGGCAgacagttttgacctggacagccctacctagaactgggctgtctgggtcaaaaccggcaACTCTAAATAAAACATATACCAGGGTGCTAGGCTCAAAATGTTGGTGCTGATGACAAAGAAATACCAAATCTTTCACTGTAGCTGTAGGTTTTTTTGTTACTGTCTGTAAAATGGCATGGAGGTAGAAGGTATACTTACCCCTGAATTGACATCAGtactaactagggatgcaccgaatccagaattcggttcggtatttggacaGGGTCCAGCCTTTTTTTCGtcagggttcagattcggccgaatccacgggcCTGGCTGAACCGActcctaattagcatacgctaattaggatttgaaagggttaaatgtcgccgcgTGAACAGGGAAGTGGAACATTTAAcctttccaaatcctaattagctcatgctaattaggatttggatttggttcggtattcgggcgAATATCTCTtacgatggattcgggggttcggatgaacccaaaaaactgggttcggggTATCCCTAGTACTAACAGCAGCACAAAAATAACATCCATTTAACCCACTAGGAAGGCCCATAGTGTTGGGTAATAATTCTCTTATCCAACCAGTGACAGCTATCTGCATCCTATAGTGCAAGGACTCCCTACATGTCGTGTTCCCTTCTACAAGTTCTAACTAGAAATGAATCCTCTACAAGTTCTAACTAGAAATGAATCCTACAGAAGGCAGGGAAAGGATGTGGATAGAAAACTGCTGGAAGCTTACAAGGGTTTCCTAAGCTATAATGTGTCCcgaatagcgatgagcgaatctgtctctaAGCTttggaaaaattagtgaaacttggaaaatgttgcacataaaaataATTGCCGTTCATGACAATTTTTTGTCTCGTGTCATTTTTAGTTGCatgacaatatttttttctcgaaaaaatccgccaatggcaagccaagcaaatccatgcctggtaaaaaatttcgctcatcactagccctgaTCATTCTCTGAAGATGTAGCTACTTGTTTGTATGGGTCAAAATTAGATGtaaatatatatccttataaacagtgcttagtggtgTCATAAGTTataactggtttatagtaatgcAGTTTGTCACATGAATGGGGGGGTGGCAGCAAAAAAGGGGCGGTCCATGAGATCAAAGGGGTGGGGTGATGTTGAAAGGGGATGGACCCAAGATAACATGGACCCCCTCTTGTACTATGTGatgatattagaagttacctcagagttccatgacctgtatgaaaaTAGCACTAAGCAGCGCAGCCCACCAGCAGCAAATCTGGAGTTAGGTGCAGAGCGCAGCACAAGAGACACAATGCAGTCCTggccttactgcctgccatactGGGTGGGAGGGATTAAGGCCTCTCCCCGCCTCTCATGATTACAGCAGTGCTGATTGcaggcaatgctgtatttatGGGGGAAACACTGGTCCATATGGTCCATTCTGGAGCACAAGGACCTGCAGGCAAATGTCCCACTGTAATCTCACAGTACAGTGTATTCCTAGAACTTAATAAACACATACTAAAATGGACATGTGCCCAGTGACAATACATAAGGATATATGTCAATTTTAGGTAGGGACATGTAAACTGTTGAACAAACCATCCCAGTATTGGACACTAAATGCTACACTGGCACGGGACAAATGAGCGTTCTGGATTCCCACTTCTATTGGTGTCATATTTTGTGTCAACTGCAATGATGTTAAAATTCTGGGTAAAACTTTGCTTTATAGGTCTAAAGAGTGTGAAGTGCACAAAAGTTTGCATGTAGCACTTAACTTCAAATATGTCCACCCCCCATGAAGGTACAACCACCCCATGTACAAAGATAACATAAAAGAATTCCAATGGAAGCTTGAGAACAGACATTCATGCCAGAGATTGGACCAGTCACATTGTTATtagattttattggtttaattttcTGGAGAGATGATAGGATAGAGAATGATAGGATGATAGTAAAGATACAGAATCCAAGCATTCTGCCTTATGAATGTGTATATAGTTACTCAAGAGATCTCATGAAAGGTCAACGCACAAAATGGTTCATGGTTATGATAATCTTTACAGGAGCTTTATGGTAAGCGCTACGCATGCTGGTTTGCAGGGCTCTTCTTATGTATCTGGAAAAGACAGCAGTGTCTAGATCAAGTGGGAAAAGGATTTGAGCGATGGTTGTGGAATGTGTTGATGAGGTTCCTCCCCTTGGCTGATTTAGTTGAAGTTGTACATTCAGAAACCTAAGTCCATCATGCTCATGTGTTCCTTGCATATCCATTCTAATATTCTCGGAGGAGGCAACAGTACGGGCATTATTGGGAAAACAAAACTCAGCGTTGACTGTGTTGATGAGATGGGAGGCTTCTGTAAATTGTGCTCGTGATGGTTGGCGTAAATCATTATTAGGCAGTCGGACAGATGTTAGTACCAACTCAAGTCTATTTCCTACATCTCTTACTCTACAGACCTCTTCATCCCCATTAGCACGTTTATACCGTTTAAGATCACAGTCGTCAATGACTTTCCCACAGTAATCCCAATTATCACTGGTATCTGTGTAGCACCAGGTGTAATCATAACTGCGGGAATCACATGGGTGATCTGCTCGGCACGGCACTCCTTTTGCAGTTAGATCATTTAGAATTGAACATTTCCCTTCTTTTTCATTTGAGTCTGTACATATAAAGTATTCATCTTGTAAAATACACTCACTTGCACAAATTACACCATCTGAGGTATAGTAACGCTCAAATGCTTCAACTACACGTCCACATTTACTCCAACCATTATCTGTAAAACACTGTTCATGGTCAGAACCTTGGACCCTCTGACAAGGTGATAAACACTGCCTGTAGTTGGTATCATAACCTTCCTCAGGGGAGCAGTAATCCCACCATTTATTGTTACCACCTTTCTGTTTGCACCAATAGTATTCTGTGTTTTCTCGTGCACAGGGGCTCGTGCAAGTCCCACCGTAACTTGTTGTATAAAGTTGTTTGGATAAAGCCAAAGGCAGGTTCAGCAGAACAGCAGCCAGCAGCAAGTCAGCAATAGATCTGAGAAGCATCTGTTAAAAAAAAGACTTGTCTTAATACAGGCAAGTgagtgtttttttatatttaatgtaacACTGATATACATGAAAATAGAGCCAAACCTTTGCCTGCATATTGATAGGACCAACGATGGAACATCCTTTTAAAATCATGGGCCAATATCCCACCTCTGGTGCCAATCACAGAACTGGCTACCTACTCCTGGGTAGGGTGACCCACAAACTACTCTGCCCAAACCCCCTTTTATGGCAGAATAACAGGCTGAGATATTTCATACATATTGTTGGCACAATGTACTAGATTAACTCAGGGAACCAATGTCTGTGGCTTTACGacacataaaatgtaattatattatgttatattataattatattattgtatattatggCTGTCATTTTAACTACAGCAAAATTAACATAGTTACTAAACTATGTTGATTTTGCTGTagttaaaatgacaaaatatacagtatctaatagaattaagtctaaaaatgtttcaccactgaaaaagccacttggatgagcgGTGAAATGTCTAGTTGCTTTATATTTAATTCTGCTATATACTGTGTATCATGAACTGGATAagtgagaatcttcatagacagtcaGCCATTATAATACTTCTTCCAGAAGAATAATTAACTGTTACCTTAATGTAAGTCTGAGGTTCAGTTAAAACCAATATTTTCAAAAACCCAATGAAAATATGCTCAGAAGAAGGCCAATGCCTTTAGACTAATATTGTAGAAACTGTTTAGAATAGTTCACTTACAATAATGCTGTTGACAGCACATATGCTGCACATACAACATTCTTAAGCGTAAAATGCGGTATTAGCACCTTTATACATGATCCATTAtgtactacaaacccactgagtactacaaacccactgagtactacaaacccactgagtactacaaacccactgagtactacaaacccactgagtacaACAAACCCACTGAGTGCTACAAACCCACTGAGTgctacaaacccactgagtactacaaacccactgagtgctgcaaacccactgagtactacaaacccactgagtactacaaacccattgagtactacaaacccactgagtactacaaacccactgagtactacaaacccattgagtactacaaacccactgagtactacaaacccattgagtactacaaacccactgagtactacaaacccactgagtactacaaacccatTGAGTACTACAAACTcactgagtactacaaacccactgagtactacaaacccactgagtactacaaacccattgagtactacaaacccactggGTACTGATAGTAAAGATACAGAATCCAAGCATTCTACCTTATGAATGTGTATATAGTTACTCAAAAGATCTCATGAAAGGTCTATGCTCGTAAATGGTTCATGGTTATGATAATCTTTAGAGGAGGTCTATGGTAAGCGCTACGCATGCTGGTTTGCAGAGCTCTTCTTTTTGCCAGCTCTATATGTATTATATCTAACACATTCACATCTCCAGCCACATGAAGGGAGTTGCACTCCGCTACCTGCTTAGCGGCTCTTATGATCATTAATCTTACCTTTATATCCGGAAATATAGTCAGTGGGAAAGATCACTTTGAAAATATGGTTTGCAATCTGATTTAGATGAAAGTATCCCACAGGATTTATAGAGGCTTGTTTTTTATTGTTCAATCATTtacctgaaaaaagaaaaagttccaaaaaaaaaaagtattgctaAATGAAACATGCCAGTTATTTTTCAGATTTCTGTGTAAATGGACTTTAATCATCAGTAGAAGGGAGGTCTCCTGTTTGTGTTGGCTATAAAATTAGTTACAGGGTTGAGAAATAACTGTAATGTTTGGTATAGGTGAAGAGTGATTTAAGTGATAATAAGACTTTTTTAGTACAAAATATTAACTTTCCCATTGAGAATGGCACCTTTTTCCATTACATTTTCAGCTAAGGGTGCCACTATTTCTAGAAAACAAATACTGGCCTATATGTTAATCTTTCTGCCCTATAAAATCACTCAGTGTGCAAATAGCTCACATACCCGCCAACTGAGTTTGTGCCAAATAAAAGGGGCAGCTGGATATGTGCCTTTTAGTCCCAATAACAAAAAGTTACCCAATTTTCAAAGTGAAATCTGGGGACAGATACGTGGGTGTGACATTTGAACTGAGACACACAAACATCTTTCTATCTAAATATTTCCCCACAGAGGCTGCAATATAACCGTAATACAACCTGCAATATTTACCACATGATCAACTAATTGATCAGATCAATTCATTTCAATGAAAAACTTCAAGCCTTTTTTGGCACGGTCACTTTATTAGTTTAGTTCCCCAGTGAGTATTTCCCCAGTGCAGATATAGCTCCACAAAGAAAGATGCTACAGCTCTTTTAGCGTTCAATACAGTTATATCACAATGGGGCAATACTTAACACACTGGCCTATTACATAACTTCAGTCTATGGGTGGCTTTATAATAGCAGCAGGGGTGAAGGTCCCTCTCTGTACACAGTATGTGAGATGTTTGTGTATGTGAGAGGCAGCTCTTACAGTAATAAAtcagagaaaaaatgaaaaacaagacAAACCACCCTACCCATCCTCAAAACTCGGGTGGGTCTTCGACCCATAACTGTAACTCTAGTGAATTATGTAGTAATCTGCTACTTAAGGACACACTGAGGGCATCACAGTGTATGAGAGCGATGTCATAGGGTGCTAGTGTAAGATCAGCCTTCAGGCCTCAGGCACTGTGAGTGTCAATAGGTGTATGTGATCTGTAGGATTGTTTCCAAACCCCTTGTATGTGGATAGTCGCCCCTCGGTGGTCACTTAGAGATAAGAGTCGTATACATCTGGGATCCAGTGTCCAGTGTTCAGATATGTCCTGTGGCTGGAGACCAAACTGGAAGTTTTATAAAGTATGAGCAGTACCTGTTGGTAGAAGGATGATAGGTTATCAAAATGAATCTGGTGAGGGAGCAGTTGCAGAGCGATTTTAAGGTATACAGGGGCATCAGCGTGTCTCTCTGAGAGGTAGTGAAGGCTGTCATCTTGCCCACCCTCTGGTTCCCTCAGAGAGAGAAGGCAAAGTTCCACTTGGGTATGTGAGAGGTCAGAGTCCTTCTTGTCTAGCACCTCTGTGCGTGGGCTGGCAATGGCGACTGCCTGTTTCTCTGGACTCTAGGTTGCAGCAGCCCTGTCTATCCAGCCAGTTGGAGGCTTCAGATGCTGAGCGTCTCAGGGTAAAGTATTCCATAAGGAAGCTGGGACCCATGCAGCCTCTGCTTGAGACCCATAAATGCTGACATATGTTTCTGGACATTGGGGGAAAGGTCAGATTACAGAGATACTGGTGGAGCCACTGTACGTAATTGTCCCCCAAGCCTTGCTGATCTGAGAGCTGCATCTTTGCCTCTATAGTTAAGAAAGTGTAGCAGCAATGGGCATGGGGAGGCCCCTGGGGATAGTGGTCTTGGTGTGCTCCACCACCATTTATAGGGAGAAGTTCTCTGGGCCCAGAGTACCTTAGCCAGGTCTCAACAATAAGTTCTAGGTTCTGGCCCACATATTTTTTGGGGAGCCCCACAATCCCAACagtgtttgtatgtaatctatTCCTCAGTTTGCCAGATTTAGCTAAGACCTCCTGTGCTTGTTGGCGCAGTTGCGTTACCTCTTGGTATAGGGGACAAACTGTGTACTCCAGAGGGGATATTTTCCACTTATGTGGTGCGTTCAAGAACATTTTGTGATATGGTGCAGCAGGGATAAACCTATTTTGATTCCTCCACTTGTGTAGTTCTTGGGGTTCTGCTTTCAATAACACCTACCATTAAGTTTGTGGATGAGTATCATAATAAACAGaggttagtgatgtcatcagttattacctgtgcttagtgatgtcatttctgtcacatgactcactgaaaggtttgtaatataataaataatgtaccccctgttgtaaaatatgaggatattagaagtcacttcggagttccatgacctgtataaaagcactcggccttcggccttgtgcctttatatggccatgaagCTCctcgtgacttataatatccctataattTACAACAGGGTGTACGTTATTCGCTATATAAACATGCTGTAGTGCTACCTAGAGTGCTAGGCTAACGGGCTGCAATAAGCTGTACGGTGTCTGATGATTCATTTACACGCAAGTAGCTATTTACTGTATGTTGGGCTGAAAATCcacctactgttcttccacttcagcttattcttccacttcttccgcttcttcttattcttagcgcccccccattttctaaacattactcctcctacagttttaggggtacaacacccaaactccccacacttcttcgccctatagtggagcggGTTGCTTGTGCCCAGCCCCCGTCTttctgtggcgccgctccgaaccccccaattttcccattgactttgacaggcaagattttcaaactgctgccactcttacagctttgaagctacagcccccacacttgaataacataatcacggggtcaccccgaatgaaacagcaacatttgttggatgacccccaaagtgggaagggccaacaaAATTTGACCCATTGACTTtaaaaattgaaactgctgccaatcttacagctttgaggctacactccccaaacttgaataacataataatgggggtCACTCCGAATAAAACAGCGACATttattggatgacccaaagtgggaggggccaacaacagccaatcaaatttcacctgttgactttaatggggaaattgaaactgctgccaatcttacagctttgaggcttcactccccaaacttgaatcacacagtcatggggtcagcctgaatgaaaatatgatgattgttggatgcccaaaagtgggcggagctgtgaacagccaatcagattttacgtattgactttcaatggaggaaattcaacctgctgccattctcacagtaataacgccggggttcCCAAAttttaggcaccaggtaactgtggttaaaggttagaaaaagtgggcagagtcacacagtcaatcagatttcacctattaaattttttTGGTTTGATGCCTGGGTtctcaaacttttcacagttggtcactaggggactgcatttttagttttgaaaaagtggacggagccaccaacagccaatcagattttattttatcagattgaattttattggtttcatgccagggttcccaaactttgcacagctaGTCACTGGATGATtactgaatgttaaaaaaaagtaggcggagccaacaacagatttcacctatagacttcatatgtttaaatttagactgctgccgttctttaaatattaatactaaggtccccaaactttgcagagctagtcacctggtaactgcggttcagagttagaaaaagtcagtagagccaccaacagccaatcagattttacctattgactttcaatgggaaaattcaacctgctgccattctcacagtattaacaccagggggctgcatttttaggttttaaaaagtaggtggagccactaacagccaatccatttccacccattaaatttcattggtttatatttaaactgatgccattatttaagtattaattctaatgttgttaaactttgcaatcttagtcactgggtatttgtggttcaaagttagaaatcgtgagcagagccaccaacagccaatcccatttcacctatttactttcaatggtgaagtgtaaaatgctgtcagtctcacaatttttatgccaaagtccccaaactttgcagagttggtcactgggggactgcagtttaaaaataggaaaagtgggttgagccactaacagccaatcagattccatccattgaatttcattggcttaaatataaaatgctgccattcccacactatttatgtcagggtgcccaaactttgcagtttgtcattgggtgacttcgactcaaggttagaaaaagtgggcagagccaccaatcacaattgacctattgactttcattgatttaaatttaaactgctgccgctcttagtcactgggtaactgcagtttcaggttagaaaaagtgggtggagccataaatcagatgtcactcattgactttcaggggaatgaaattgctgccattcagacactattaaaaccagggtccccaaactttgcacagtggtttttactatataactgtggtccaaggttagaaaaagtgggcggagccaacaacagatcacgAGACTTCACATTTTataacat from Xenopus tropicalis strain Nigerian chromosome 8, UCB_Xtro_10.0, whole genome shotgun sequence encodes:
- the LOC100485537 gene encoding uncharacterized protein LOC100485537 encodes the protein MLLRSIADLLLAAVLLNLPLALSKQLYTTSYGGTCTSPCARENTEYYWCKQKGGNNKWWDYCSPEEGYDTNYRQCLSPCQRVQGSDHEQCFTDNGWSKCGRVVEAFERYYTSDGVICASECILQDEYFICTDSNEKEGKCSILNDLTAKGVPCRADHPCDSRSYDYTWCYTDTSDNWDYCGKVIDDCDLKRYKRANGDEEVCRVRDVGNRLELVLTSVRLPNNDLRQPSRAQFTEASHLINTVNAEFCFPNNARTVASSENIRMDMQGTHEHDGLRFLNVQLQLNQPRGGTSSTHSTTIAQILFPLDLDTAVFSRYIRRALQTSMRSAYHKAPVKIIITMNHFVR